The following are encoded in a window of Bradyrhizobium sp. WBOS07 genomic DNA:
- a CDS encoding SOS response-associated peptidase, which yields MCGRFVITSAPAALRQLFGYVEQPNFPPRYNVAPTQPVPVVLIENGARHFRLMRWGLLPTWVKDPRGFTLLINARSETVLEKPAFKNAIRRRRGLIPADGYYEWKTEGGRKQPFFIHRADGAPLGFAALFETWAGPNGEELDTVAIVTAAAGEDLAALHDRVPVTISERDFERWLDVSGDEVDAILPLMTAPRPGEFAWHPVSTRVNRVANDDEQLVLPISPEQMEAEAPKPKKAARRVAAASSDDGQGSLF from the coding sequence ATGTGTGGACGCTTCGTCATAACTTCGGCCCCCGCGGCCTTGCGGCAATTGTTCGGCTATGTCGAGCAGCCGAATTTCCCGCCTCGGTACAACGTGGCGCCGACACAACCTGTTCCGGTCGTTCTGATCGAGAACGGCGCGCGGCATTTCCGCTTGATGCGCTGGGGCCTGTTGCCGACCTGGGTCAAGGATCCCCGCGGGTTTACGCTGCTGATCAACGCCCGCTCCGAAACCGTGCTGGAGAAGCCCGCCTTCAAGAACGCGATTCGCCGCCGGCGCGGCCTGATCCCGGCCGACGGCTATTATGAATGGAAGACGGAAGGCGGCCGCAAGCAGCCGTTCTTCATCCACCGCGCCGACGGCGCGCCGCTTGGTTTCGCCGCCTTGTTCGAGACCTGGGCCGGGCCGAACGGCGAGGAGCTCGACACCGTCGCGATCGTCACGGCCGCGGCAGGCGAGGACCTCGCCGCGCTGCATGACCGCGTGCCCGTCACCATCAGCGAGCGCGATTTCGAGCGCTGGCTCGACGTCAGCGGTGACGAGGTCGACGCGATCCTGCCGCTAATGACCGCCCCGCGCCCGGGCGAATTCGCCTGGCACCCGGTCTCCACCCGCGTCAACCGCGTCGCCAATGACGACGAGCAGCTCGTGTTGCCGATCAGCCCGGAGCAGATGGAAGCGGAGGCGCCGAAGCCGAAGAAGGCGGCGCGGAGGGTCGCCGCTGCATCGTCGGATGACGGGCAGGGGTCGTTGTTCTAA
- a CDS encoding TIGR02301 family protein, translating to MSTRILAVFVLILACACGPARAQDVAAPFDADLQRLAEILGGLHYLRGICGANEGNRWRNEMQALIDAETPSGERRTRMIAGFNRGYNGFQQTYRSCTPAATVAIRRYIEEGSKISRDLTARYAN from the coding sequence ATGTCCACGCGAATTCTGGCCGTTTTTGTCCTGATTCTCGCCTGCGCCTGCGGCCCCGCCAGGGCTCAGGACGTGGCGGCGCCGTTCGACGCCGATTTGCAGCGTCTGGCCGAGATTCTCGGCGGGCTGCACTATCTGCGCGGCATCTGCGGGGCCAATGAGGGCAACAGGTGGCGCAACGAGATGCAGGCGCTGATCGATGCCGAAACCCCCTCCGGGGAGCGCCGCACCCGCATGATCGCCGGTTTCAACCGCGGCTATAACGGCTTTCAGCAGACCTACCGGAGCTGCACGCCGGCCGCGACGGTGGCGATCCGCCGCTATATCGAGGAAGGCTCGAAGATCTCGCGGGACCTGACGGCGCGCTACGCGAACTAG
- a CDS encoding cupredoxin domain-containing protein, with the protein MMSGQPFSLPVVLVVAAMAVPARAATIEITMENLVISPAEVSAKVGDTVTWINKDVFAHTATAKNGDFDVTLPPKTSATSVLKKAGTVEYDCRYHPNMKATLKVEP; encoded by the coding sequence ATGATGTCGGGGCAGCCGTTTTCGCTTCCTGTCGTGCTTGTCGTCGCGGCGATGGCCGTCCCTGCGCGCGCCGCGACGATCGAGATCACGATGGAGAACCTCGTGATCTCGCCGGCTGAGGTATCAGCCAAGGTCGGCGACACCGTCACGTGGATCAACAAGGACGTCTTTGCCCATACCGCCACCGCGAAGAACGGTGATTTCGACGTGACGCTGCCGCCGAAGACATCGGCGACATCAGTTCTGAAGAAGGCGGGAACGGTCGAGTATGACTGCCGCTATCATCCCAACATGAAGGCGACGCTCAAGGTCGAGCCGTGA
- a CDS encoding DUF4142 domain-containing protein: MFTRPSAAIAAAFLLSSPALLQSADAADKPTDPQIAHIAYTAGVIDINAAKQAQKKAKNKDVKAFAEDMLRDHEAVNQQALALVKKLNVSPEDNDASKALSKQASDKLAELDKLSGAAFDKAYVANEVAFHKQVNGALETQLIPSAGNAELKSLLQTGLKIFQGHQQHAEHVAAELK, encoded by the coding sequence ATGTTCACCCGACCGAGCGCGGCGATCGCCGCGGCCTTTCTGTTGTCCAGTCCCGCGCTGCTGCAAAGCGCCGACGCCGCCGACAAGCCCACCGATCCGCAGATCGCCCATATCGCCTACACTGCGGGCGTGATCGACATCAACGCCGCCAAGCAGGCGCAGAAGAAGGCCAAGAACAAGGACGTCAAGGCGTTTGCCGAGGATATGCTGCGCGACCACGAGGCCGTCAACCAGCAGGCGCTCGCGCTGGTCAAGAAGCTGAACGTCAGCCCTGAAGACAACGACGCCAGCAAGGCACTGTCCAAGCAGGCCAGCGACAAGCTCGCCGAGCTCGATAAGCTGAGCGGTGCTGCCTTCGACAAGGCCTATGTCGCCAACGAGGTCGCCTTCCACAAGCAGGTCAACGGCGCGCTGGAGACCCAGCTGATTCCGTCGGCCGGCAATGCCGAGCTGAAGAGCCTGCTGCAGACCGGCCTGAAGATTTTTCAGGGCCATCAGCAACACGCCGAGCACGTCGCGGCCGAGCTGAAATAA
- a CDS encoding RNA polymerase sigma factor, which yields MPGTAAGLTTGIRTPEAELIERARRREEAALREIMQANNRRLYRLARGILRSDSETEDVVQETYVRAFMHLDGFLGDAALSTWLSRIAINEALGRLRSRRPQVELGSVPEATLEAQIIKFPVSTAATDPEKSMAQREIQRVVEHAIDELPDAFRMVFIARVMEGMSMEETAELLGIKPETVKTRLHRARTLLRENVEKKIGPVVLDAFPFAGQRCERLTEAVLRRLGIGA from the coding sequence ATGCCAGGGACCGCAGCCGGCCTGACCACCGGCATCAGGACGCCGGAAGCCGAGCTGATCGAGCGCGCGCGGCGCCGCGAGGAGGCTGCGCTCCGCGAGATCATGCAGGCCAACAACCGCAGGCTCTACCGCCTCGCCCGCGGCATCCTGCGCAGTGACAGCGAGACCGAGGACGTGGTGCAGGAAACCTATGTCCGCGCCTTCATGCATCTCGACGGTTTTCTCGGTGACGCCGCGCTGTCGACCTGGTTGTCGCGCATCGCGATCAACGAAGCGCTCGGGCGCCTGCGCAGTCGGAGGCCGCAGGTCGAACTGGGATCGGTGCCGGAGGCAACGCTCGAAGCCCAGATCATCAAGTTTCCCGTTTCGACCGCCGCAACCGATCCGGAAAAATCCATGGCCCAACGCGAGATCCAGCGCGTCGTCGAACATGCGATCGATGAATTGCCCGATGCCTTCCGCATGGTCTTCATCGCGCGCGTGATGGAGGGGATGAGCATGGAGGAGACCGCCGAGCTGCTCGGCATCAAGCCGGAAACCGTCAAGACGCGGTTGCATCGTGCGCGCACCCTGCTCCGCGAGAACGTCGAGAAGAAGATCGGTCCCGTCGTCTTGGACGCATTTCCGTTCGCCGGGCAGCGTTGCGAGCGCCTGACCGAGGCCGTGCTCAGGCGTCTTGGCATCGGCGCATGA
- a CDS encoding sulfurtransferase, producing the protein MSQPTALITTEQLAGLLGDPKLRLYDCTTYNEPVPAGSDVPYRAVPGDKTFAAGHIPGADFLDLQGEFSDTSSQQFFMMPDVAQLEAAFGRHGLDAGKTVVLYSIGTMMWATRFWWMLRSLGVDALVLDGGFDKWKQEGRPVATGASEGYPATTFKAAPRAGFFVDKDVVKARIGDPSTMIVNALGPQFHRGLEPSRYGRPGRIPGSVNVSAATLVNADKTLTTLADAEAKFSAAGVTRDKNVILYCGGGISATIDLFLLTQLGYDKLTLYDASMGEWARDAALPIETD; encoded by the coding sequence ATGTCCCAGCCAACGGCCCTCATCACCACCGAGCAGCTCGCCGGCCTCCTCGGCGATCCCAAGCTGCGCCTCTATGATTGCACGACCTACAACGAGCCGGTACCGGCCGGCAGCGACGTGCCTTACCGCGCGGTGCCAGGCGACAAGACGTTTGCGGCCGGCCACATTCCGGGCGCCGATTTCCTCGATTTGCAAGGCGAGTTCTCCGACACCTCGTCGCAACAATTCTTCATGATGCCGGATGTCGCCCAGCTGGAGGCCGCCTTCGGCCGGCACGGCCTCGATGCGGGCAAGACCGTCGTGCTCTACAGCATCGGCACCATGATGTGGGCGACACGGTTCTGGTGGATGCTGCGCTCGCTCGGCGTCGATGCGCTGGTGCTCGACGGCGGCTTCGACAAATGGAAGCAGGAGGGACGACCGGTCGCAACAGGCGCATCGGAAGGCTATCCGGCCACGACCTTCAAGGCCGCGCCGCGCGCCGGCTTCTTCGTCGACAAGGATGTGGTGAAGGCGCGGATCGGCGATCCCTCGACCATGATCGTCAACGCGCTCGGGCCGCAGTTTCATCGCGGCCTCGAGCCGAGCCGCTACGGCCGGCCCGGCCGTATTCCCGGCAGCGTCAACGTGTCGGCTGCGACGCTCGTCAATGCCGACAAGACGTTGACCACGCTTGCCGATGCCGAAGCCAAATTTTCTGCTGCGGGCGTCACGCGCGACAAGAACGTGATTCTCTATTGCGGCGGCGGCATCTCGGCGACGATCGATTTGTTTCTGTTGACGCAGCTCGGCTACGACAAGCTGACGCTCTACGACGCCTCGATGGGCGAATGGGCGAGGGATGCGGCGCTGCCGATCGAGACGGATTAG
- a CDS encoding dihydroorotase, giving the protein MTQRFDVILKNGTVVNQDGEGVRDIGIAGGRIAELGPLSHASAAETIDCKGLHILPGVMDTQVHFREPGLTHKEDLETGSRSAVMGGVTAVFEMPNTAPLTVTEAEFTDKVKRAHHRMHCDFAFFIGGTRENVQDLPVLERAPGCAGVKVFIGSSTGALLVEDDESLRRIFQVIRRRAAFHAEDEYRLNDRKSLRIEGDARSHPVWRDETAALMATQRLVKLAHETGRRIHVLHISTKEEIEFLRDHKDVASCEATPHHLTLAAPECYERLGTLAQMNPPVRGADHRAGIWRGIEQGIIDVLGSDHAPHTLEEKQKTYPASPSGMTGVQTLVPLMLDHVNAGRLSLARFVDLTSAGPARLYNMACKGRIAAGYDADFTIVDLKRSETITNQWVASKAGWTPYDGLRVTGWPVGTFIRGRRVMWQGELVTPAQGEAVRFLETLKP; this is encoded by the coding sequence ATGACCCAGCGCTTCGATGTGATCCTCAAGAATGGCACCGTCGTCAACCAGGACGGCGAGGGTGTTCGCGATATCGGCATTGCCGGTGGCCGCATTGCCGAGCTGGGTCCTTTGTCGCACGCCTCCGCCGCCGAAACGATCGACTGCAAGGGCCTGCACATCCTGCCCGGCGTGATGGACACGCAAGTGCATTTCCGCGAGCCCGGCCTGACGCACAAGGAAGACCTCGAGACCGGTTCGCGCAGCGCCGTGATGGGCGGCGTCACCGCGGTGTTCGAGATGCCGAACACGGCGCCGCTGACGGTGACGGAGGCCGAGTTCACCGACAAGGTGAAGCGCGCCCATCACCGCATGCATTGCGATTTCGCCTTCTTCATCGGCGGCACCCGCGAGAACGTGCAGGATCTGCCGGTGCTGGAGCGCGCGCCCGGCTGTGCCGGCGTCAAGGTGTTCATCGGCTCCTCGACCGGCGCGCTGCTGGTCGAGGACGACGAAAGCCTGCGCCGCATCTTCCAGGTGATCCGCCGCCGCGCCGCCTTCCATGCCGAGGACGAGTACCGCCTCAACGACCGCAAATCGCTGCGCATCGAGGGCGACGCCCGCTCGCATCCGGTGTGGCGCGACGAAACCGCGGCGCTGATGGCGACGCAGCGCCTGGTCAAGCTCGCGCACGAGACCGGAAGGCGCATTCATGTGCTGCACATCTCCACCAAGGAAGAGATCGAGTTCCTGCGCGACCACAAGGACGTCGCCTCCTGCGAGGCGACGCCGCACCATCTCACGCTGGCTGCTCCCGAATGCTACGAGCGGCTTGGCACGCTGGCGCAGATGAATCCGCCGGTGCGCGGTGCCGATCACCGCGCCGGGATCTGGCGCGGCATCGAGCAGGGCATCATCGACGTGCTCGGCTCCGACCACGCCCCCCATACGCTGGAGGAGAAGCAGAAGACCTATCCCGCTTCGCCCTCCGGCATGACCGGCGTGCAGACGCTGGTGCCGCTGATGCTCGACCACGTCAACGCGGGCCGGCTCTCGCTGGCGCGCTTCGTCGACCTCACCAGCGCCGGTCCCGCGCGCCTCTACAACATGGCCTGCAAGGGCCGCATCGCCGCCGGCTACGACGCCGACTTCACCATCGTCGACCTCAAGCGCAGCGAGACCATCACCAATCAATGGGTGGCGTCCAAGGCCGGCTGGACGCCTTATGACGGCTTGCGCGTCACCGGCTGGCCCGTCGGCACCTTCATCCGCGGCCGCCGCGTGATGTGGCAAGGCGAGCTGGTGACGCCCGCGCAGGGCGAGGCGGTGCGGTTTCTGGAAACGCTGAAGCCGTAA
- a CDS encoding folate-binding protein YgfZ, protein MKSAFLPDRGVVKVAGEDARNFLNGLVTTDLDRLKPGLGRFGALLTPQGKIIVDFLITEVPAGHGGGFLIDCPKALAESLATKLKFYKLRAKVTVENLDLGVLAAWDGQPAAQPDLAFADPRNDALGLRILIPEDLKQKLSDLIGADLVDAAEYEAHRIALGVPRGGLDFMYGDAFPHETNMDRLAGVDFDKGCYVGQEVVSRMQHRGTARTRSVQVLLDGASPEAGATILAGDKPVGTIGSTSGGKGIALVRIDRVADALDAGQPLTAGGLALKLADPDVVRIPAKHPIA, encoded by the coding sequence ATGAAATCAGCGTTTCTTCCCGACCGGGGCGTGGTCAAGGTCGCGGGCGAGGATGCGCGCAACTTCCTCAACGGCCTGGTCACGACCGATCTCGACAGGCTGAAGCCGGGCCTGGGGCGATTCGGCGCGCTGCTGACGCCGCAGGGCAAGATCATCGTCGATTTCCTGATCACCGAGGTGCCCGCGGGCCATGGCGGCGGGTTCCTGATCGACTGCCCGAAGGCGCTGGCAGAGAGCCTCGCCACCAAGCTGAAATTCTACAAGCTGCGCGCCAAGGTCACGGTGGAAAACCTCGATCTCGGCGTGCTCGCGGCCTGGGACGGCCAGCCTGCGGCGCAGCCGGACCTTGCCTTCGCCGACCCGCGCAACGATGCGCTCGGCCTTCGCATCCTGATTCCCGAGGATCTCAAGCAGAAGCTGTCCGACCTCATCGGCGCCGACCTGGTTGACGCCGCCGAATACGAGGCGCACCGCATCGCGCTCGGCGTGCCGCGCGGCGGGCTCGATTTCATGTACGGCGACGCCTTTCCGCACGAGACCAACATGGACCGCCTTGCCGGCGTCGATTTCGACAAGGGCTGCTATGTCGGCCAGGAGGTCGTCTCGCGCATGCAGCACCGCGGCACCGCGCGCACCCGCAGCGTGCAGGTGCTGCTCGACGGCGCCTCGCCCGAAGCCGGCGCGACCATCCTCGCCGGCGACAAGCCGGTCGGCACGATCGGCTCGACGTCCGGCGGCAAGGGTATCGCCCTGGTGCGCATCGACCGTGTCGCGGACGCGCTCGATGCCGGCCAGCCCCTCACCGCCGGCGGGCTCGCCTTGAAACTCGCAGATCCCGACGTCGTGCGCATTCCAGCCAAGCACCCCATCGCATGA
- a CDS encoding DNA-3-methyladenine glycosylase I, with translation MSRAPRLHPDGLTRCPWPGDDPLYVAYHDTEWGVPEYDDRALYEKLMLDGFQAGLSWITILRKRDNFRKAFDDFQPEKIARYNAKKVHALMDDAGIVRNKAKIDGAILSAKSYLDIMEKGPGFSKLLWDFMDGRPLVNKFKTTASVPTSTPLSVQISKELSSRGFKFVGPTIVYAFMQATGMVNDHLVDCHCHATCGKTQRKPRLKAR, from the coding sequence ATGAGCCGCGCTCCCCGCCTGCATCCCGACGGCCTGACACGTTGCCCCTGGCCGGGCGATGATCCGCTCTATGTCGCCTATCACGACACCGAATGGGGCGTGCCGGAATATGACGACCGCGCGCTGTACGAGAAGCTGATGCTCGACGGTTTCCAGGCTGGCCTGTCCTGGATCACGATCCTGCGCAAGCGCGACAATTTCCGCAAAGCCTTCGACGATTTCCAGCCGGAGAAGATCGCGCGATACAATGCCAAGAAGGTCCATGCGCTGATGGACGATGCCGGCATCGTCCGCAACAAGGCCAAGATCGACGGCGCGATCCTCAGCGCCAAGTCTTATCTCGACATCATGGAGAAGGGTCCGGGCTTCTCGAAGCTGCTGTGGGACTTCATGGACGGAAGGCCGCTGGTCAACAAGTTCAAGACCACCGCGAGCGTGCCCACCTCGACCCCGCTGTCGGTGCAGATCTCCAAGGAGCTGTCCTCGCGCGGCTTCAAGTTCGTCGGCCCGACCATCGTCTATGCCTTCATGCAGGCGACCGGCATGGTCAACGACCATCTCGTCGACTGCCATTGCCACGCGACCTGCGGCAAGACGCAGCGCAAGCCGCGCCTCAAGGCCAGATGA
- a CDS encoding HD family hydrolase encodes MTAKKTARETQSRAWQRMLSGRRLDLLDPSPLDIEIADIAHGLARVARWNGQTIGAHIFSVAQHTLLVETVLRHEMPRADQRMRLAALLHDAPEYVIGDMISPFKAVLDGHYKAVEKRLLGAIHIRFGLSPVLPEEITQAIKAADRGAAYLEATELAGFSESEARRLFGKDPGLTDSVRRDYLTPWTAARAEKQFLERFGAVFA; translated from the coding sequence ATGACCGCGAAGAAGACCGCGCGCGAAACGCAGTCCCGCGCCTGGCAGCGCATGCTGTCGGGCCGGCGGCTCGATCTGCTCGATCCCTCGCCGCTCGATATCGAGATCGCCGACATCGCGCACGGGCTGGCGCGCGTCGCGCGCTGGAACGGGCAGACCATCGGGGCGCATATCTTCTCGGTGGCGCAGCACACGCTGCTGGTGGAGACCGTGCTGCGGCACGAGATGCCGCGCGCCGATCAGCGCATGCGGCTCGCCGCATTGCTGCACGATGCGCCGGAATATGTGATCGGCGACATGATCTCGCCGTTCAAGGCGGTGCTCGACGGCCATTACAAGGCCGTGGAGAAACGCCTGCTCGGCGCCATCCATATCCGCTTCGGACTGTCGCCGGTGCTGCCGGAGGAGATCACGCAGGCCATCAAGGCCGCCGATCGCGGCGCGGCCTATCTGGAAGCAACCGAGCTTGCCGGCTTCAGCGAAAGCGAGGCAAGGCGCCTGTTCGGCAAGGATCCCGGCCTCACCGACAGCGTCCGGCGCGACTACCTGACGCCCTGGACCGCGGCACGGGCCGAGAAGCAGTTTCTGGAGCGGTTTGGCGCGGTGTTTGCGTAG
- a CDS encoding tyrosine phosphatase family protein, translated as MIHVCSLAALPETVRLTGASHVLTVMANVEQVARPVSVLPANHLKVSMDDITEELDGFVAPSEAHIDLVLNFVRGWDRSAPLVVHCYAGISRSTASAFAAVCALNPNRDELEIARKIRAASPIASPNRRIVGLADRALGRNGRMLRALDEIGPGAMMVEGRPFVIELE; from the coding sequence ATGATCCACGTCTGTTCCCTCGCCGCGCTTCCCGAAACCGTCCGTCTCACCGGGGCCAGCCATGTGCTGACCGTGATGGCCAATGTCGAGCAGGTGGCGCGGCCGGTCTCCGTGCTGCCGGCCAATCATCTCAAGGTGTCGATGGACGACATTACCGAGGAGCTGGACGGGTTCGTCGCACCGTCCGAGGCGCATATCGATCTAGTGCTGAACTTCGTGCGCGGCTGGGACCGCAGCGCGCCGCTGGTGGTGCATTGCTATGCCGGCATCAGCCGCTCCACCGCGAGCGCGTTTGCGGCGGTCTGCGCGCTCAATCCAAACCGCGACGAACTCGAGATCGCCAGGAAGATCCGCGCGGCCTCGCCGATCGCCTCGCCGAACCGGCGCATCGTCGGCCTTGCCGACCGCGCCCTCGGCCGCAACGGCCGCATGCTGCGCGCGCTCGACGAGATCGGCCCGGGCGCGATGATGGTCGAGGGCCGCCCCTTCGTGATCGAGCTCGAATGA
- a CDS encoding NAD regulator, which produces MSETLLTPIEIGLTAAIVAIEGHEPLILTARGSDGLAGLPFGPFDALAHRTFEIGLRAWVEEQAGLRLGYVEQLYTFGDRGRHAEAGDTGAHMVSIGYLALTRAVDGELAANAASFAPWYRFFPWEDWREEPPAIIARDIIPALTEWAAEETPETTRALPRKDRVRFCFGLEGAAWDEERVLDRYELLYEAGLVEEARRDGRPAALARKTLPPLGTSMRFDHRRILATAIARLRAKLKYRPVVFELLPPEFTLTELQHTVEAISGRHLHKQNFRRLVEMEALVEPTGVMSTQTGGRPAALYRFRRDVLQERPAPGLRVRSRR; this is translated from the coding sequence ATGAGCGAGACGCTCCTGACGCCGATCGAGATCGGCCTGACCGCGGCGATCGTCGCGATCGAGGGCCATGAGCCGCTGATCCTGACCGCGCGCGGCAGCGACGGGCTGGCCGGCCTGCCGTTCGGCCCGTTCGACGCGCTCGCGCACCGCACCTTCGAGATCGGCCTGCGCGCCTGGGTCGAGGAGCAGGCGGGCCTGCGGCTCGGCTATGTCGAGCAGCTCTACACCTTCGGCGATCGCGGCCGTCATGCCGAGGCCGGCGACACCGGAGCGCATATGGTGTCGATCGGCTATCTCGCGCTGACGCGGGCGGTGGATGGCGAGCTCGCAGCCAACGCGGCGAGCTTCGCCCCATGGTATCGCTTCTTCCCCTGGGAAGACTGGCGCGAAGAGCCGCCGGCGATCATCGCCCGCGACATCATCCCCGCGCTGACCGAGTGGGCCGCGGAGGAGACGCCGGAAACGACGCGCGCGCTGCCGCGCAAGGATCGCGTGCGGTTCTGTTTCGGCCTCGAGGGAGCAGCCTGGGACGAGGAGCGCGTGCTCGACCGCTACGAGCTGCTGTACGAGGCCGGGCTGGTCGAGGAGGCGCGGCGCGACGGCCGGCCTGCGGCATTAGCGCGCAAGACGCTGCCTCCGCTCGGGACCTCGATGCGGTTCGACCATCGCCGGATTCTCGCTACGGCGATCGCGCGGCTGCGTGCAAAACTGAAGTATCGTCCTGTCGTGTTTGAACTTTTGCCGCCCGAATTCACACTTACCGAACTGCAGCATACGGTGGAGGCGATCTCCGGCCGGCACCTGCACAAGCAGAATTTCCGCCGCCTGGTCGAAATGGAGGCCCTGGTCGAACCGACCGGGGTGATGTCGACACAGACGGGCGGACGGCCGGCGGCGCTCTACCGTTTCCGCCGCGACGTGCTTCAGGAGCGGCCCGCACCGGGCTTGCGCGTACGCTCCCGGCGCTAG